The Erpetoichthys calabaricus chromosome 5, fErpCal1.3, whole genome shotgun sequence genome has a segment encoding these proteins:
- the LOC114652516 gene encoding zinc finger protein 660-like, giving the protein MASAKEDGVDERTVDIKEEDCERLTPEDVCVKLEDHEEIISVFKEEEECKGVTAAIKAEDFNDFSGGLERQKHETEDIFKQDASEEYPSSLQPWSTNTGRLATPENSAELKSELSESEEKITEGNGREGEESPGSVGINLQKNGSFSPPLFGHHSPQYKQKGMKKSAGGSQNLTAAFLQCSSHPATGVTQTEDIKTDQQQKEKEIQIHTGRKCLECGKQFTHRSGLNKHMKIHTGEKTYCNECGKTFLRRSSLQRHRKIHTGEKPHCCPECGHSFSQISNLQTHRRIHTGKKPHCCPECGKSFSSRSHLQRHNRIHTGEKPHCCPECGKSFSMLSNLQIHRRIHNGEKPHYCSECGKSFSHLSNLQMHRRIHTGEKPHCCPECGKSFSILSSLQIHRRIHTSEKPHSCSECGKSFSQTSNLQRHRRIHTGEKPHCCSECGKSFSSRNHLQRHRRRHTGEKPYCCPDCGKQYSDKLTFQMHIEIDSGEKPYCCSKCGKKFFNSRCFRVHTQTHTEDKMQYVCPECGKCYTSKKSLRRHTKIHTGE; this is encoded by the exons ATGGCCTCTGCGAAAGAAGATGGTGTGGATGAAAGAACGGtggacattaaagaagaggactgtgagcGGCTCACACCagaggatgtgtgtgtgaagctggaggatcacgaagaaataatttcagtttttaaagaggaggaggagtgcaagGGGGTGACTGCTGCCATTAAAGCTGAGGATTTCAATGATTTCTCAGGTGGTCTTGAACGTCAAAAGCATGAAACTGAGGATATTTTCAAGCAAGATGCCAGTGAAGAATATCCATCCAGTTTACAGCCCTGGTCCACTAATACGGGACGACTGGCTACGCCGGAGAATTCTGCAGAGCTGAAATCAGAGTTATCCGAGTCTGAAGAGAAAATCACTGAGGGaaatgggagagaaggagaagagtcacCTGGAAGTGTTGGAATAA aTTTACAGAAGAATGGCAGCTTCTCTCCACCTTTATTTGGTCATCACTCTCCTCAATACAAACAGAAAGGTATGAAGAAATCAGCAGGAGGATCACAGAACCTGACAGCAGCCTTTTTGCAGTGCAGTTCTCACCCTGCCACTGGAGTAACACAGACAGAAGACATCAAAACTGATCAACAGCAAAAGgagaaagaaatccaaattcaCACTGGAAGAAAATGTTTGGAATGCGGCAAGCAATTCACACACAGAAGTGGTCTTAATAAGCATAtgaaaattcacactggagaaaaaacatattgtaatgaatgtggtaagacATTCTTACGGAGAAGTAGTCTTCAAagacacagaaaaatccacacaggagaaaaacctcattgttgtccagaatgtggtcaTTCATTCTCACAAATAAGCAATCTTCAGacgcacagaagaatccacactggtaaaaaacctcattgctgtccagaatgtggtaagtcgttctcaagtagaagccatcttcagaggcacaatcgaatccacacaggagaaaaacctcattgctgtccagaatgtggtaagtcattcTCAATGTTAAGCAACCTTCAGatacacagaagaatccacaatGGTGAAAAACCTCAttactgttcagaatgtggtaagtcgttctcacATCTAAGCAATCTTCAGATGCatagaagaatccacacaggagaaaaacctcattgctgtcccGAATGTGGTAAGTCATTCTCAATTTTAAGCAGTCTTCAGatacacagaagaatccacacaagTGAAAAACCTCAttcctgttcagaatgtggtaagtcattcTCACAAACAAGcaatcttcagaggcacagaagaatccacacaggagaaaaacctcattgctgttcagagtGTGGTAAGTCGTTCTCCAGTAGAAaccatcttcagaggcacagaagacgtcacacaggagaaaaaccttattGTTGTCCAGACTGTGGCAAACAATATTCTGACAAACTCACTTTTCAAATGCACATAGAAATTGAttctggagagaagccatattgctgttctaaatgtggaaaaaagtttttCAACAGTAGGTGTTTTCGagtacacacacaaactcatACTGAAGACAAAATGCAGTATgtctgtcctgaatgtggcaaatgTTATACAAGCAAGAAAAGTCTTCGTAGACACACCAAAATCCACACTGGAGAATAA